The genome window CGTCAATCAAGCCTTTTTCAATTTTGTAACGCATGATGATGTGGAGTGGATAGGTGACTTCGTCAGCTTCAACGCGAATAAAAGAAGGTTGTACTTGTCTATTGAGTCGAATTAAATTATCGACGTCCCAAGCAGGACCTTTGCCTTCAAAAATTTGTTTCAAATGCGGTGCTAAAAAGCTAACGAAATGGGGGTTGCGACCAATTTGTTTTTCATAAAACAAGGATTGGCTTTCATGGAGTCCCATGCCACGTGCTTGTCCCGCAAGTTGCGCTGACCAAGCATCAGGTAAACCTTGTTCATAAAGTGCATGACCTGTTTCATGGATGACACCATAAAGGGCGGACACAAAATCATTTTCGTCATAACGCGTTGTAATACGGACGTCATTGGTAGACCCACCGCAAAAAGGGTGCGTCGATATATCTAATCTTCCAAAATTTTTATCAAAGCCTAGGAAATCCATGATCTTAAGACCAAGTTCTTTTTGACGTTCAATAGGGAAGGGGCCTTGGAGCGCAATAGGTTTGGGCTCATTTTCTTGTTTATGAAGGACTTTTTGAAGAAAATCAGGCAAAAATGTTTCAAGATCATTGAAAATAAGATCAATTTTTTTGCAATTGCTACCTGGATCAAATTCATCAACAAGCGCTTCGTAAGGTGTGCAGCCTAATTTTTCAGCTTTGGCTTCACCCATTTGACGTGCAAGATCAAATATTTTCTTGAGGTTTGGAAGCAACATTTTGAAATTGTTTTGAGGTCTGGCTTCTCGCCACACCATATCTGTTTCGTTGGTGAGTTCGGTATATTCTTTTAATAAATTATCTTCAATGGCGTTTTGGTGAATGTAATATCTTTTAAGTTCGTTCAAATTTGCTTTTTGTTCTGCTGTTAAATTCTGTGATGATGCATTTTCAAGTGCTTCAGCAAAGCCTGAATCTTTAATTATTTGTTGAATCATGAGGTTAAGCATGGAGGATTGCTCGCCACGTAGGCTTGCAGCGCCTGTTGGCATCATGGTTGAGGCGTCCCAATTGAGAATGCCTAAAATATCTTTGATTGTATTAATTTTTTTTGATTTTTCTTCTAAAAAGGCATAGGCGCTCATGTTTTAATTCCTCACAAGAAATGTTTATGGTGCTACCCTTTTTAATACGTTTACCTCGATCGGGTCAAGCTTTGGGTGGAGATGCTGAATAGATTTCCACATAAAACCTGTTTTAGGGTCAACCCAATAAAAGTTTTCATAATGCCAGTTAATGTCTTTGACATGAACTTTTTCTGATATTTTGAGTGTATCATAATTCATTTCATAGATAATAATGGATTCGGGTTTGACAATCGAATAAGTCGCAATGGCTTTAAGATTTTGTTTAGCTTTACGATTAAGATCTAATTCGAATGTTCGTTGTAAAGGTTTTTTGATTGTATGTAATCCTGCTTTGAAAATATCATCTTGATATACCCGAACTATTTCAGAATGTGGGTAGGAAGATGAGAGATGAGCAAGCGGAACGTATTCTTCATACTTGAGCATTGCGAATTCCGAAATCTGACGACCACCACAGTTTGAAAGAGGAAGGGTATCCCGGAGTCCCCATAAATTGTGTTCTAGTCCATAGCTTCGAACAACACGACCATAACGCGTTACAAGCACTTCTTTTTCTGAACTATACCAAAAAAGTTGGTCATTAAGTATCTGACCTAAAATAATTAATGAAGGTGTGTTGGAGTGAATCTTGGCAGCCAAAGATGCATATGGTAGCTTTGAAATACTTTCGCGGGTGATTTGTGCTTTGTTGTTTTTAAAGAATGATTGTGGCGTATTTAAGTTTGTTTTGCTACAAGCGCTTAAAAGCACACCAGCACAAAATACAAAAATTATAGGAAATATTTTGGGAATGTTACGATTTAAGAAAATAAGCATTACAACCCTTTGGATGTTGGTATCAATAAGCAGTGTTTTAAAGGCTGAATTATGGGTAACACAACAAAATGGAATGACGCAAGAAGCCTCTGTTCATACAGACCTTATTGAAAAAAGTGTGGATTTAAAAAAGCAACAAATTCTGCTTGAGGGTGAAGTTGCTAAACCAGGTTTGTATCAATTTCAAAAAGGAACCACTTTGTCGAAGATATTGATTCAAGCAGGTGGTTTTACACCGATTGCTTATCCAATAGGCTCTATTTTTATACGTGATTTTAAAGACGGTCCTAAATTACGAGATCGTATGATTGTTGAGGCTGATTACGTACTGCTTCAAATAAAACCAGAACTTGATATACTCATTGAACCCGGCGATCAGTTAATTATTCCCAAACGCCCTAGCCATGTGTGGGTAAGTGGGGATGTGGTGGCGCCAAAAGCGATACAGTTTGAATCAGGGCTCAACGCCTATGATTATATAAAAAAATGCGGTGGATTGAAAAATCATAAAAGTGGTTCAGCATCTTATGTTGAAATGCCTAATGGAGAGATTCAAAAGTTAGCAATTGAATCATGGCATTATAAAAAGTTTATGATTTCACCAGGATCAAAAATTGTAGTTCAATAAATACAGGAAAATAAAATGAATTTGGCAGAATTTGGATTTAATTGTTTGTTTGGCTTAGGGATTTTTTTGCTTTCTGTAACAATTACGCGATTAATGATTCGCATTAATATTGTTGATAAACCGAATGAACGTTCATCGCATATTGTACCAACACCAAGAAGCGGCGGAGTTGCAATTGTTTTAAGTTTTACCTTGGGTGCTTTTATTGTTTTGTTTCTGGAATCTCGGTTTGATTTACCCATGCATCAATTTTTTGCCGTGATTGTAGGCGCCTTTTTTATGGCGTTTATTGCTTTCATTGATGATGTTAAAGGATTGCGACAAATCATTAAATTTTCAGGACAATTTTTGAGTATCATTGTTATTTTAGCGTCAGGGCTTTATTTTAAGCAACTCTCTTTTCCCTTTGCAAATCCAATTGAATTATCACCGATACTTGGTATGGCAATAACGCTTTGTTGGTTTTTGTTTTTTATGAATGCCTTTAATTTTATGGATGGATTAAATGGATTAGCGGGTGGTTCTGCTTTGGTTGCATCCATTTTTATGAGTATTTTAGGGTATTTGTCAGGTTTTTACGTTGTTTACATATTGTCGATGATTTTAGCTTTTGCTATCTTAGGGTTTTTGATTTTCAATTTTCCTAAAGGTAAAATCTTTTTAGGAGATACAGGTAGTCAATATGTGGCGCTTATATTGGCAGTGATTGGTGTAATTGCTTCACAAAGTACAATTGTTTTTGTGTCTGAAATGAGTGTACCATTTTTATTTTTTATTTTTGTCTTTGATGTAATTTTGACGATTATTAAACGGTTGATGAGACGTGAAAATATTTTTCAAGCACATAAATCACATTTATATCAAATGGTTAATCAATCAGGTTTTTCACATGTTTTTGTGACAATACTTCATTTAGGATTTATGATCATTGGTGGGTTAAGTGTTTTGTATTTATATCGGTATGGTCCTGAAAACACACTTAAAATATTTGCTATTTTATTCAGTATTGCTGTTGTTTATGCCGTTATTGTGCAACGTGTTTATGGTCGTAGCATAAAATGATATTCCAAGACATTGGAAACAAAATACTCAATATTTTTTTGCCACCCTTATGTTATGGATGTCAAAAACCGCTACTTGAGGCACAGAAACTTTGTGGTGAATGTTGGGTAAAATTGCAATTCATTAGGTCACCTTCTTGCGTGACTTGTGGCCTTGCCTTTGATGTGGATATGGGCGAAAACGCAGAATGTCTTTCATGTTTAGATGGAGATTTCCCCTTTGATTTAATGCGTTCTGTACTTAAATACGATGAATTTTCAAAAAAATTGATTATGCGCTTTAAGCATAATGATCGGACGGAATTATTGCCTCTTTTTATGGATTGGTTTGCACTTTACGTTAAAGATTTTAAAGATATTGATGTGATAATACCTGTACCTTTGCATTGGAAAAGGTTGTTCAAACGTAAATATAATCAGAGTGCATTATTGGCACAAAAATTATCCAAAAACATCAATTGTTCTTTTGATCCCTTTAGTTTAAAAAGGATTCATGCAACACAGCCGCAGCATGGGAATAAGCAAGAACGCGCTTTTAATATGAAGGGAGTTTTTGGGATTGCGAAAGAGGCTTCAAAAAAATTGAAGGGCAAAAACATCTTATTGATAGATGATGTCGTTACAACGGGGGCAACGATAAAAGCCTGTGCTGAAATTTTAAAAGAAAATGATGTACAAAAAGTTTTTGTATTATCAATAGCACGTGTTAATTTACCTCTGTAATTTTATGTTTTGCATCATTTAATCTGTTCAGGTTATGTGGCAAAGTCTAGAAAGACAGAGAACCGGAACGGAGTGTATTTTTCATACATGAGTATTTAAAGCTGCGGTCTGACGACGAATTTGCCCATAGGGTGGACAGATCAGGAAATATTGGGGGATATAGAATGGGAAGCAGTACACGCTTTACAGTAATTTCTGTAATTATAGCCGTTTTAATTGGCATTATAGCCTATAAGGTTGAACCATATTTTTCAAAAAAAGGAGTTACCGTGAGTAACGTTATTATTTATTCAACAGCGACGTGTCCATATTGTGTTAAAGCAAAACAACTTTTGACCTCTAAAAATGTTCAATTTACAGAATATTTTGTGGATAAAGATCTTGAAAAACGTGAAGAAATGTTAAAATTATCCGGTGGTCGAAGGACAGTGCCTCAAATTTTTATTAATGATAAACATATTGGTGGTTGTGACGATTTATATCAATTGGAATCAGATAAAAAATTGGATGATCTTTTGAAAAAGTAATCAATCTATATCAAAGCCGGATATACATATTGAAAATCCTTAGGATTTGCAAATTGTAATTTAGTTTTGAAAAAAGATCAATCCTTGATATTTTATTTCAATCTTCCTACAATTAGATAATACGACTTAATTGGAGGATAGAATGTTTAAAATTAATTTACTTTTTTACGCTCTTTTCGGTTCTTTTATATTAACGAATTCGTCTGTATTAGTGGCGCGTGATGCGGGTGATGAATCAAATAAAGAGGAAAAAATCCTTCTTTCTTTTGAAACGGTCGACAAAAAAAAAGAAAAAAGACATAACAAAAGAAGCCGTTACGATATTGTTCCTAATCCACTAGATATGAATAGTTTTTTTATTGTTGATCGATTAGAAAGCAAACGTAAACGTGTCAAAACATCGAATGTGCAAATGGAAGTTGTCGATCCATGGTTGAGTGATCAACGCTTTATAGGTGCTAAAGATAAAAGTGGGAATATGGTGACGACGACTAGAAGTAATCATAGTGTTGCAGCCGATTTAGGTTTGTTTGATCCTGCAGAATTGCATGCAATCAATACAGAAATTGCAGAATTGCGCTATAATTTATATCGACAATTTCATCAAAATTATGTTCAACAAGCAGGTGGCAAATTTAAATTTAATGGGGCAGAAGGTATTTACACTAAATTTAAAGATATGCGCTCTGAAGAAGAATTGCATGATGGTTTTTATGAAGGCATGAATTTAACGCAAGCAGGATTCTATGAAAAAATGAATATAGGTCGTGATGATCTTATTCAATTAATGGAAAAAAGTGGTCAATTACTTCTTCAAGTACAACCACATTTAAATATGAGTGCTTTTGCTAAAGCGCTTTATACTCGAAGAACTAAAGAATTTCAAGAGGTTGCAAATTTATACGTTGGTGATGGGAATGATGAAATTTCCTTTAACGGTTTTTTAGAGCAGCTTGATAGAACAGACGCTTTTTTAGAAAATGCACGTCAAGTCTTTCAATCAATTTTGTCCTTGGAAACCCTTGAGGTTATTAAACAAAAACCAGTTGTCAATGCGGATGGGTCAAATAAATTTGTACCTATTGCGATGAAAACAGGGTTAGATCGTTAATTCACGACCTTGTTGAAAAGCCTGGCTTATAACACCAGGCTTTTTTTTATTAGACTTTCTTCGAAACGCGCTGCTGTGAGGCGAGTGATAGAAGATTTGGCACGGAAGACCGGAATGTATCCTTATATACATGAGGATCTGAGTACCAAAACGACGCATCAATCGTCCTCAGCAGTAGTGTTTGGAAGAAAGTGTATTGGTAATTTTATGAAAAGCCATTACATTATCTGAGAAGAGGATGAATATGGTTACACAACGAAAAGATCAATCTTCCGTTATGGTGGAAGAACGCGTTAAAACACGAAAACCTAAATTATATAAGGTTATTCTTCATAATGATGATTTTACCACCATGGATTTTGTCGTTTATATTTTAAAAACAATTTTTCATAAAGCACATGCTGATGCTATTCAGTTAATGCTTGATATTCATCAAAAAAAATCTGCTGTTTGTGGTATATATCCTAAGGATATTGCTGATACAAAGTCTCAAGAAGTGATTCGTTTGGCCCGTTTAAATGATTTTCCATTGCTTTGTACTGTTGAAAAGGAATGAAAGATGCTGTCGCATTATTTAGAAGAAACAATTAATCGCGCTTTTTTATACGCAAACGAATATCGTCATGAATATGCAACGCTTGAGCATCTTCTTCTATCGTTATTGGATGATCCAGATGCTAAAGAAGTTTTAGAAGGCTTAAGTCTTGATATCAAAAAATTCAAAGAAGAATTATCGATCTATTTAGCAGACTTACCCATTTCGATGAGTGATCAGCCGAAAGAAGTCCCAAAGCCAAGTGCGGGATTACAGCGTGTTATTCAACGCGCTCTTGTTCATGTTCAATCATCCGGTATTAAAGAAGCGACGGGTGCAACAGTGCTTGTTGCTTTATTCGCCGAGCATGAGTCAGATGCGGTTGGTTTTTTAGTGGATCATGATATTGCACGTTTAGATGTGCTTAATTATATTGCGCATGGCATTTCAAAACAATTACAGTCTTTTTTGCCAGGCAAAACGGATAAAGAAGCACCTAAACCAACACAAGATGCAAAAAAAGAAAAAAAATCAGCACTTGAAGATTTTTGTAGAAATCTAAATGAACTCGCTAAAATTGGTAAAATCGATCCGTTGATTGGTCGCACGCTAGAGATTGAACGTTCTATACAAATTTTATGTAGGCGCAACAAAAACAATCCCCTTTTCGTAGGTGATCCAGGTGTTGGTAAAACAGCCATTGCTTATGGATTGGCAAAATTAATTGCTGAGGGTCAAGTTCCTGATGCTTTAAAAGAAGCGGTGATTTTTTCGCTTGATTTGGGTGCTTTATTGGCAGGCACGCGTTATCGTGGTGATTTTGAAGAAAGATTGAAGCAAGTTTTAGTGGAGCTGCAACAGCATAAATTTCCTATTTTATTTATTGATGAAATTCATACCATTATTGGTGCTGGGGCAACCCATGGCGGAGGTATGGATGCGTCGAATCTTTTGAAACCTGCGCTTGCGAATGGTGAGTTGCGTTGTATGGGTTCAACGACTTATAAAGATTATAAAGCCTCGTTTGAAAAAGATCATGCTTTTGCCCGTCGCTTCCAAAAAGTAGATATTTTAGAACCAACAGCACTTGAAACAATTAAAATTTTGGAAGGCTTAAAATCAGCTTACGAAGATTATCATCATGTAAAATTTACCGATGATGCTTTGGAAGCAGCCGTTCTTTTATCGCAACGTCATTTATCCGATCGAAAATTGCCTGATAAAGCGATTGATGTTATTGACGAAACAGCGTCACATCAAAAGATTTTTGGGGACATTTCAAAAAAAATTGATGTCAAAGAAATCGAAATGGTCATTGCCAAAATGGCCCGTATCCCTGAACGCAGCGTGACTAAAAATGATCGCTCGCTGTTGAAGGATCTGTCGAAAAATCTTAAACATGTTATTTATGGACAAGAAGATGCGATTAAAGTTTTGGTGGATGCCTATAAACTTGCGCGTGCTGGATTACGGGATCCTCAAAAACCTATCGGATCCTATTTGCTAACGGGACCAACAGGCGTTGGTAAAACTGAGCTTGCACGTCAATTTGCACGTCTTTTAGGGATTGAGATTATCCGTTTTGACATGTCCGAATATATGGAAAAACATTCCGTTTCGCGCCTTATTGGGGCGCCTCCAGGATATGTAGGTTTTGATCAAGGGGGACTTTTAACAGATGCAGTTGATAAACATCCACATTGCGTTGTTTTATTAGATGAAATCGAGAAAGCACATCCTGATTTGTTTAATATTTTACTTCAAGTGATGGATTACGGCAAATTAACCGATCATACAGGCAAAAATGTTGATTTCAGAAATGTCATATTGGTGATGACAACCAATGCAGGCG of Alphaproteobacteria bacterium contains these proteins:
- a CDS encoding carboxypeptidase M32, giving the protein MSAYAFLEEKSKKINTIKDILGILNWDASTMMPTGAASLRGEQSSMLNLMIQQIIKDSGFAEALENASSQNLTAEQKANLNELKRYYIHQNAIEDNLLKEYTELTNETDMVWREARPQNNFKMLLPNLKKIFDLARQMGEAKAEKLGCTPYEALVDEFDPGSNCKKIDLIFNDLETFLPDFLQKVLHKQENEPKPIALQGPFPIERQKELGLKIMDFLGFDKNFGRLDISTHPFCGGSTNDVRITTRYDENDFVSALYGVIHETGHALYEQGLPDAWSAQLAGQARGMGLHESQSLFYEKQIGRNPHFVSFLAPHLKQIFEGKGPAWDVDNLIRLNRQVQPSFIRVEADEVTYPLHIIMRYKIEKGLIDGTYNIADLPDIWDNFMVKYLGIKPDSLSNGCLQDIHWPVGLIGYFPSYTMGSLIAAQLFASLRDQNANVEKEIEQGQFKPTLEWLRKNIHEKASFLSQDEILIKATKQPLSANAFKTHLQKRYLNA
- a CDS encoding YjbF family lipoprotein; its protein translation is MLIFLNRNIPKIFPIIFVFCAGVLLSACSKTNLNTPQSFFKNNKAQITRESISKLPYASLAAKIHSNTPSLIILGQILNDQLFWYSSEKEVLVTRYGRVVRSYGLEHNLWGLRDTLPLSNCGGRQISEFAMLKYEEYVPLAHLSSSYPHSEIVRVYQDDIFKAGLHTIKKPLQRTFELDLNRKAKQNLKAIATYSIVKPESIIIYEMNYDTLKISEKVHVKDINWHYENFYWVDPKTGFMWKSIQHLHPKLDPIEVNVLKRVAP
- a CDS encoding SLBB domain-containing protein, producing MLRFKKISITTLWMLVSISSVLKAELWVTQQNGMTQEASVHTDLIEKSVDLKKQQILLEGEVAKPGLYQFQKGTTLSKILIQAGGFTPIAYPIGSIFIRDFKDGPKLRDRMIVEADYVLLQIKPELDILIEPGDQLIIPKRPSHVWVSGDVVAPKAIQFESGLNAYDYIKKCGGLKNHKSGSASYVEMPNGEIQKLAIESWHYKKFMISPGSKIVVQ
- a CDS encoding glycosyltransferase family 4 protein — protein: MNLAEFGFNCLFGLGIFLLSVTITRLMIRINIVDKPNERSSHIVPTPRSGGVAIVLSFTLGAFIVLFLESRFDLPMHQFFAVIVGAFFMAFIAFIDDVKGLRQIIKFSGQFLSIIVILASGLYFKQLSFPFANPIELSPILGMAITLCWFLFFMNAFNFMDGLNGLAGGSALVASIFMSILGYLSGFYVVYILSMILAFAILGFLIFNFPKGKIFLGDTGSQYVALILAVIGVIASQSTIVFVSEMSVPFLFFIFVFDVILTIIKRLMRRENIFQAHKSHLYQMVNQSGFSHVFVTILHLGFMIIGGLSVLYLYRYGPENTLKIFAILFSIAVVYAVIVQRVYGRSIK
- a CDS encoding ComF family protein, encoding MIFQDIGNKILNIFLPPLCYGCQKPLLEAQKLCGECWVKLQFIRSPSCVTCGLAFDVDMGENAECLSCLDGDFPFDLMRSVLKYDEFSKKLIMRFKHNDRTELLPLFMDWFALYVKDFKDIDVIIPVPLHWKRLFKRKYNQSALLAQKLSKNINCSFDPFSLKRIHATQPQHGNKQERAFNMKGVFGIAKEASKKLKGKNILLIDDVVTTGATIKACAEILKENDVQKVFVLSIARVNLPL
- the grxC gene encoding glutaredoxin 3, translating into MSNVIIYSTATCPYCVKAKQLLTSKNVQFTEYFVDKDLEKREEMLKLSGGRRTVPQIFINDKHIGGCDDLYQLESDKKLDDLLKK
- a CDS encoding ATP-dependent Clp protease adaptor ClpS yields the protein MVTQRKDQSSVMVEERVKTRKPKLYKVILHNDDFTTMDFVVYILKTIFHKAHADAIQLMLDIHQKKSAVCGIYPKDIADTKSQEVIRLARLNDFPLLCTVEKE
- the clpA gene encoding ATP-dependent Clp protease ATP-binding subunit ClpA, with the translated sequence MLSHYLEETINRAFLYANEYRHEYATLEHLLLSLLDDPDAKEVLEGLSLDIKKFKEELSIYLADLPISMSDQPKEVPKPSAGLQRVIQRALVHVQSSGIKEATGATVLVALFAEHESDAVGFLVDHDIARLDVLNYIAHGISKQLQSFLPGKTDKEAPKPTQDAKKEKKSALEDFCRNLNELAKIGKIDPLIGRTLEIERSIQILCRRNKNNPLFVGDPGVGKTAIAYGLAKLIAEGQVPDALKEAVIFSLDLGALLAGTRYRGDFEERLKQVLVELQQHKFPILFIDEIHTIIGAGATHGGGMDASNLLKPALANGELRCMGSTTYKDYKASFEKDHAFARRFQKVDILEPTALETIKILEGLKSAYEDYHHVKFTDDALEAAVLLSQRHLSDRKLPDKAIDVIDETASHQKIFGDISKKIDVKEIEMVIAKMARIPERSVTKNDRSLLKDLSKNLKHVIYGQEDAIKVLVDAYKLARAGLRDPQKPIGSYLLTGPTGVGKTELARQFARLLGIEIIRFDMSEYMEKHSVSRLIGAPPGYVGFDQGGLLTDAVDKHPHCVVLLDEIEKAHPDLFNILLQVMDYGKLTDHTGKNVDFRNVILVMTTNAGAEELSRRAIGFGQSVRMGDDEEAIKRLFTPEFRNRLDSIIRFKGLSAEIVLKVVDKFIMELEVQLSEKNITIRLTEEAKNWLCQKGYDPLYGARPMARIIADHVKKPMAEEILFGGLQKGGIAEFVKEGDGLVLKVIPFKKAVNLKKSKESKSENEKVF